A single Candidatus Pacearchaeota archaeon DNA region contains:
- the rpmA gene encoding 50S ribosomal protein L27 has product MATTKAAGTSRLGRDSQPKYLGVKLFEGQKAKIGSIIIRQRGSKFIPGKNVKMGKDNTLYSMKDGLVSFETKRKKIFDGSQRLTKVVNVDAK; this is encoded by the coding sequence ATGGCAACAACCAAAGCCGCGGGTACAAGCCGCTTGGGAAGAGATTCTCAACCAAAATATTTAGGAGTCAAATTATTCGAAGGCCAAAAAGCTAAAATTGGCTCTATTATCATACGCCAAAGAGGTTCTAAATTTATTCCTGGAAAGAACGTCAAGATGGGTAAAGATAATACCCTTTACTCTATGAAAGATGGTCTTGTTTCTTTTGAAACAAAAAGAAAGAAGATATTTGATGGTTCTCAGAGATTAACCAAAGTGGTGAATGTAGACGCTAAATAA
- the mnmA gene encoding tRNA 2-thiouridine(34) synthase MnmA, whose product MKTKEIKTVAVGMSGGVDSTMTALILKNKGYNVIGLTMQIWDNNPNIKGTSSGCYGPNEKYNIIDAKKAAKMIGIEHHVINLQEEYQKSVIDYFKGEYQKGKTPNPCVMCNSKIKFGLLIDKAMKSGIKFDYFATGHYARVSFDKKKGLYLLKKGLDKNKDQSYFLYRLKQNQLAKIMFPLGSKKKKDIKQFALKNGFKEYANKQESQNFVECDSYSELLPSGKTGMIIDYNGKILGEHKGITNYTLGQRKNINIGGLKEPYYVLKIDSKKNSIVVGPRRLAFFNRVSVKNINWIVPFNLTKDKIKVKIRYGAELAKANFISKDKNKAVLDFTKPQFAVTPGQSIVFYNKDVVAGGGIIDKNI is encoded by the coding sequence ATGAAGACAAAAGAAATAAAAACTGTAGCCGTTGGAATGAGTGGGGGAGTTGACTCAACTATGACCGCACTAATACTGAAAAACAAGGGATATAATGTTATTGGACTAACAATGCAGATTTGGGATAATAATCCCAATATTAAGGGAACGAGTAGCGGATGTTACGGACCAAATGAAAAATACAACATCATTGACGCAAAAAAAGCCGCTAAAATGATTGGGATAGAACATCACGTAATAAACTTACAAGAAGAATATCAAAAATCAGTTATAGATTATTTTAAAGGAGAGTATCAAAAAGGAAAAACTCCTAATCCTTGTGTCATGTGCAACTCAAAAATAAAGTTCGGACTCCTTATTGATAAAGCAATGAAAAGTGGAATCAAGTTTGACTACTTTGCAACTGGGCATTATGCCAGAGTTTCTTTTGATAAAAAGAAAGGGTTATACCTTTTAAAAAAGGGATTAGACAAAAACAAAGATCAATCATATTTTCTTTACCGATTAAAACAGAATCAATTAGCAAAAATAATGTTTCCTTTGGGTTCAAAAAAGAAAAAAGATATTAAACAATTTGCTCTGAAAAATGGATTTAAGGAATATGCTAACAAACAAGAGAGTCAAAATTTTGTAGAATGTGATAGTTATTCAGAATTACTTCCGTCTGGAAAAACAGGGATGATTATTGATTATAACGGTAAAATATTAGGAGAACACAAGGGAATCACTAATTACACTCTTGGACAGAGAAAAAATATTAATATCGGAGGATTGAAAGAGCCATATTATGTTCTTAAAATAGATTCTAAAAAAAATAGTATTGTTGTTGGACCAAGACGTCTTGCTTTCTTTAATAGGGTATCAGTCAAAAATATTAATTGGATAGTTCCGTTTAATTTAACTAAAGACAAAATTAAAGTAAAGATACGTTATGGTGCTGAATTAGCTAAAGCTAACTTTATTTCAAAAGATAAAAATAAGGCTGTCTTGGATTTTACTAAACCTCAATTTGCAGTTACGCCTGGTCAGTCAATTGTCTTTTACAATAAAGATGTTGTTGCTGGTGGAGGAATAATTGATAAAAATATATAA
- the uppS gene encoding polyprenyl diphosphate synthase, which translates to MKIPNHVAIIPDGNRRWAKKRNLATFLGHEKGSDTSEKIIEKALEMKIPYLTIWGSSLDNILKRSKSEVNCLFKIFEKEFNKLAENENVHKNKVKVEVIGKWREYFPESTKKAIENTIKKTKNYDKYLITFLMAYNGTDEMIDCIKKIKEKRGEVNEKTIIENLWTKDLPPVDLLIRTGCENDPHLSAGFMMWHTAYSQLYFTNKYFPDFKEKQFEEAIRDYIERDRRKGS; encoded by the coding sequence ATGAAAATTCCTAATCACGTCGCAATCATCCCGGATGGCAACAGGCGCTGGGCCAAGAAAAGAAATCTAGCTACTTTTTTAGGTCATGAAAAGGGAAGTGATACTTCAGAAAAAATAATCGAGAAAGCCCTAGAAATGAAGATTCCATATTTAACAATATGGGGTAGTTCTTTGGATAATATTTTAAAAAGATCTAAAAGCGAAGTTAACTGCCTCTTTAAGATATTTGAAAAAGAATTTAACAAATTGGCTGAAAATGAAAATGTTCATAAAAATAAGGTAAAGGTAGAAGTAATAGGGAAGTGGAGAGAATATTTTCCCGAATCAACAAAGAAAGCAATTGAGAACACAATTAAAAAAACAAAAAACTACGATAAATATTTAATTACTTTTTTAATGGCCTACAACGGAACCGATGAGATGATTGATTGCATTAAAAAGATAAAAGAAAAAAGGGGAGAGGTGAATGAAAAAACTATCATAGAAAACCTTTGGACTAAAGATTTACCTCCCGTTGATTTATTAATCAGAACTGGGTGTGAAAATGATCCTCATCTTTCCGCTGGTTTTATGATGTGGCACACCGCTTATTCTCAATTATACTTTACTAATAAATATTTTCCTGACTTTAAGGAAAAACAATTTGAAGAAGCGATAAGAGACTATATCGAAAGGGATAGAAGGAAGGGGTCTTGA
- a CDS encoding DUF4405 domain-containing protein, which yields MKNKNVIIDLISSVFLFISSFSAIIVWLILPSGQGFKKSGYSLFLNLSRHDWSDIHIASSLIFLGFIIIHLILHWQIIKSLFLNKK from the coding sequence ATGAAAAATAAAAACGTGATAATTGATTTAATTAGCTCTGTATTCTTATTTATTTCTTCTTTTTCTGCAATCATTGTTTGGCTAATTTTGCCATCAGGCCAAGGGTTTAAAAAAAGTGGATATTCTCTATTTTTGAACTTATCTCGTCATGATTGGTCAGATATACACATCGCATCTTCTTTAATTTTTTTGGGATTTATTATTATTCATTTAATTTTACACTGGCAAATTATTAAAAGTTTATTTTTAAATAAAAAATAA
- a CDS encoding MFS transporter produces the protein MNIFPKIEKVAKNVTFVHLPLMFSYKLFSLYFPLYLLEKNFSLVQVGYTNFLIYLPIALFSPIAGYLNHKINPAILASLGVLGYGLYSLGMIFFPNLFVFYLLQIILGISAALFFVSSRAIMMGSNLKNPDKAFAFFYSVPSYADALAPAIGALLIWKFGFIGVFAASVVFQILTSMYCFFSLRKDSEKLTEDIEVHESVKNYSKIFKTMKLKGTLPLIITSFLVLIISGFNNTFFVLFLKNINWSQNQILIFSSLISIVYLPLSYLVIKIIKKKSVSNISYGSQIVGIFSIILGASVSFLNFYLAFIIMLGKNVGGLIANSGRSGLLTTKLKKYPEESAAIDTIFSPLSTAFGALIGGLIIGPLGYPLIFATSGVLIFTCGLLSKKSSIS, from the coding sequence ATGAATATTTTTCCTAAAATAGAAAAAGTTGCAAAGAATGTAACCTTTGTACATTTACCTTTAATGTTTTCTTACAAACTATTCTCTTTGTATTTTCCTTTATATCTCTTAGAAAAGAACTTCTCTTTAGTTCAAGTAGGGTATACTAATTTCTTAATCTACCTTCCTATTGCTTTATTTTCTCCGATTGCTGGATATTTAAATCATAAAATCAATCCCGCAATATTGGCCTCGTTGGGAGTTTTAGGATATGGATTGTATTCTTTGGGAATGATATTCTTTCCTAATCTTTTTGTCTTTTATCTCTTACAAATAATCTTAGGAATATCAGCTGCTCTTTTCTTTGTTAGCTCTCGAGCAATAATGATGGGCTCCAATTTAAAAAATCCAGACAAAGCTTTTGCCTTCTTTTATTCAGTTCCCTCATATGCCGATGCTCTTGCTCCAGCAATCGGAGCTTTGTTGATTTGGAAATTCGGATTTATCGGAGTTTTTGCCGCCAGTGTTGTTTTCCAGATACTCACTTCCATGTATTGCTTTTTCTCCCTAAGAAAAGATTCTGAAAAATTAACTGAAGATATTGAAGTTCATGAATCTGTTAAGAACTATTCTAAAATTTTTAAAACCATGAAATTAAAAGGAACTCTTCCTTTAATTATCACTTCTTTCTTGGTTCTAATAATCAGTGGATTTAATAACACCTTCTTTGTTTTATTTTTGAAGAATATCAATTGGTCACAGAATCAAATCCTAATCTTCAGCTCCTTAATATCTATAGTTTATCTTCCTTTGTCTTATTTGGTTATAAAAATAATAAAAAAGAAGAGTGTTTCTAATATTTCTTATGGCAGTCAAATTGTTGGAATCTTTTCAATCATCCTCGGAGCTTCAGTTAGCTTCTTAAACTTTTATCTAGCTTTTATAATCATGCTTGGAAAAAATGTTGGAGGATTGATAGCCAACTCAGGAAGGAGCGGATTGCTCACAACTAAGCTTAAAAAATACCCTGAAGAGTCGGCAGCAATAGATACGATCTTTTCTCCTTTATCAACAGCCTTTGGAGCTCTAATTGGAGGCTTAATTATCGGTCCTTTAGGCTATCCTTTAATATTTGCAACCAGCGGGGTCTTGATTTTTACCTGTGGTTTATTGTCTAAAAAATCATCCATTTCTTAA
- a CDS encoding S41 family peptidase, with protein sequence MQNSTKNIVGLILISLSFIAGFYYHEFIFQEYYKAAYSIDGIDFSLLKKAWDQVSTDYVDQSKIDKTKMTYGAISGMVNAIGDPYTEFFNPEEAKKLEQDLAGSFEGIGLQLGIKNNQITAISPIKGTPAEKAGLRPGDMVLAVNAISTSNLSLDEVVNMIRGPKDTKVTLTISREGAENKDIVITRAVIKVPSMDYEIKEVANGKKIAIITLYQFSDTVYQDFKTAAIDILNNNVSGIILDMRSNPGGLVNQATSIAGWFLDKGQLILSEQDKNGEKTELTSNGPSNFASIPLVVLINDGSASASEILAGALKDDRKVPIIGVTSFGKGTVQQIINLDDGSSLKITTAKWYTPSGVRIQDTGIEPDIKVDLTQKDYEQNKDPQLDRALQELEKIIK encoded by the coding sequence ATGCAAAACTCGACTAAAAACATCGTTGGTTTAATTCTTATATCTCTTTCTTTTATTGCTGGGTTTTATTACCATGAATTTATCTTTCAAGAATACTATAAGGCTGCTTATTCAATAGATGGAATTGATTTTTCTTTATTAAAAAAAGCTTGGGATCAAGTATCAACTGACTACGTTGATCAAAGTAAAATCGACAAGACAAAAATGACCTACGGAGCAATTTCCGGAATGGTTAATGCTATTGGAGATCCCTATACAGAATTTTTTAACCCAGAAGAAGCTAAAAAGTTAGAACAAGATCTTGCTGGAAGCTTTGAGGGAATTGGATTACAATTGGGCATTAAAAATAATCAAATAACCGCTATCTCTCCAATTAAAGGAACTCCAGCAGAAAAGGCTGGGCTAAGACCAGGAGACATGGTTCTTGCTGTTAACGCAATATCTACTTCTAATTTATCGCTAGATGAAGTGGTCAATATGATTAGAGGACCAAAAGATACTAAAGTTACATTAACCATTTCAAGAGAAGGAGCAGAAAATAAAGATATTGTGATTACAAGAGCAGTCATTAAGGTTCCTTCAATGGATTATGAAATAAAAGAAGTTGCTAATGGAAAAAAGATAGCCATTATTACTCTTTATCAATTCTCAGATACGGTCTACCAAGATTTTAAAACTGCGGCTATCGATATTTTAAACAATAATGTTTCAGGAATTATTCTTGATATGAGAAGTAATCCTGGAGGATTAGTTAATCAAGCAACAAGTATTGCCGGATGGTTCTTAGATAAAGGACAATTAATTCTTTCTGAACAAGACAAAAATGGAGAAAAGACAGAGTTAACATCAAACGGACCATCAAACTTTGCTTCAATACCTCTCGTTGTTTTAATTAATGACGGAAGTGCCTCTGCCTCAGAGATATTAGCTGGAGCATTAAAAGATGATAGAAAAGTACCAATAATTGGAGTAACTTCCTTTGGTAAAGGAACTGTTCAGCAAATAATTAATCTTGATGATGGTTCAAGTTTAAAGATTACTACTGCTAAATGGTACACTCCTTCAGGAGTCAGGATACAAGACACTGGAATTGAACCAGATATTAAAGTAGATTTAACACAAAAAGATTACGAACAAAACAAAGATCCTCAGTTAGATAGAGCCTTGCAAGAACTAGAAAAAATAATAAAATAG
- a CDS encoding tyrosine-type recombinase/integrase has product MQKSNKPIIKHIPDFLDYCEIEKGLSDNTQKNYSRYLKKFTDWLRATKKENMLPHDLTPEEVWNYRLFLARFKDPNHDKPLSKLTQNYYLIALRSLLSFFTDKDIISLPADKIQLPKDAKKEKTVKFLTLDQIEKLLLAPNTETNDGLRDRAILESFFSTGLRIAELVALNKEQFKALSDKKDLELGIIGKGKHPRTVYFSERALNWVKKYLKTRDDDDKALFIHYRAKTSSESRLTPRSIERIVKKYATLGNIPFFTTPHTLRHSYATDLLSQGVDLRTIQEFLGHKNIATTQIYTHVTNKRLRDVHRQFHSGKNMKN; this is encoded by the coding sequence ATGCAAAAATCTAATAAACCAATCATAAAACATATTCCTGACTTTTTAGACTATTGTGAAATAGAAAAAGGTCTATCTGATAATACTCAGAAAAATTACAGCCGCTATTTAAAAAAATTTACTGACTGGTTGAGGGCTACAAAAAAAGAAAATATGTTGCCTCATGATTTAACTCCTGAAGAGGTTTGGAACTACAGACTATTCTTAGCTAGGTTTAAGGACCCGAATCATGACAAGCCACTGTCTAAGCTGACTCAGAACTATTACCTAATCGCTCTACGATCGCTTTTGAGCTTCTTCACTGATAAAGATATCATCTCTTTGCCAGCTGATAAGATACAGTTACCCAAGGATGCCAAAAAAGAAAAAACAGTAAAGTTTTTGACTCTTGATCAGATAGAAAAATTATTACTTGCTCCCAATACTGAAACTAATGATGGTTTGCGCGATCGAGCTATCTTAGAATCATTCTTTTCAACCGGATTAAGAATTGCTGAATTAGTGGCCCTCAATAAAGAGCAATTTAAAGCACTAAGTGATAAGAAAGATCTTGAACTTGGCATTATCGGCAAAGGTAAGCATCCACGTACTGTTTACTTCTCGGAACGAGCCCTAAATTGGGTCAAAAAATACCTTAAAACACGCGATGATGATGACAAAGCTCTCTTTATTCATTATAGGGCTAAAACCTCCTCAGAGAGCCGTTTAACGCCTCGTTCTATAGAAAGAATCGTTAAGAAATATGCTACGCTTGGCAACATTCCTTTCTTTACTACGCCGCACACTTTAAGACATAGTTATGCTACAGATTTACTTAGTCAAGGAGTTGATTTAAGAACTATTCAAGAATTCTTAGGACACAAAAATATTGCCACTACTCAGATATACACCCATGTCACAAATAAAAGATTAAGAGATGTTCATCGACAATTTCACAGTGGCAAAAATATGAAAAACTAA
- a CDS encoding SIMPL domain-containing protein, which yields MKIFENRFFQFLIVVLVIMVIAFLAASISEKSQASENKITVSGTGEVYATPDVGLIDISVKTEGIDVATATNDNAVKMNNILSFIKGQGVEEKDIKTTGFNINPYYEWSDKTGKRTLTGYEVTQTINVKIRDLTKIGAIISGATEKGANDISSLSFIVDDDEKVKEDAKNLAIKDAKEKAKNLEKSLGVKMVKIVSFSDSFSTPYVYDYTNSYKMEAAGAGVVSPTIQTGENKITSTVTITYSFK from the coding sequence ATGAAAATATTTGAAAACAGGTTCTTTCAGTTTTTAATCGTCGTTTTAGTAATAATGGTTATTGCTTTTCTTGCTGCTTCAATTAGCGAGAAAAGCCAAGCTAGTGAAAATAAAATTACAGTTTCTGGAACAGGCGAAGTTTACGCTACTCCCGATGTTGGCTTGATAGATATATCAGTAAAGACAGAAGGTATTGATGTTGCAACTGCAACTAATGATAATGCTGTAAAAATGAACAACATCTTATCATTTATTAAAGGTCAAGGAGTAGAAGAAAAAGATATTAAAACAACAGGATTTAATATTAATCCTTATTATGAATGGAGTGATAAAACAGGAAAGAGAACCTTAACTGGATACGAAGTTACTCAAACTATTAATGTAAAGATTAGAGATTTGACTAAAATAGGAGCTATAATTTCTGGAGCAACAGAAAAGGGAGCCAACGATATTAGCAGCCTTTCATTTATCGTTGATGATGATGAAAAGGTAAAAGAAGATGCTAAGAATTTAGCTATTAAGGATGCTAAAGAAAAAGCTAAAAATCTAGAAAAATCTTTAGGAGTAAAGATGGTTAAAATTGTTAGTTTCTCAGATAGCTTTAGCACTCCATACGTATACGATTATACCAATTCTTATAAAATGGAGGCGGCGGGTGCAGGAGTTGTTTCTCCAACCATACAAACAGGAGAAAACAAGATTACTTCAACAGTAACAATTACTTATTCATTTAAGTAA
- a CDS encoding CTP synthase, whose product MAYYIFVAGGVMSSVGKGAATASIGKILQGKGFRVSAVKIDPYINVDAGTMNPIEHGETFVTDDGTECDQDVGNYERFLNINLSTDNYMTTGRVYQAVIQRERNLEFNGRCVEVVPDIPNEVIARIEKVAKKDRADFVMIEIGGTVGEYQNLLFLEAARMMKLKYPKKVLFTLVTYLPTIKTIGEMKTKPTQTSSRLLNEAGIQPDFILGRASVPLDEPRKRKISIFCNLDPKDVISAPDVDSIYEIPINYEKEGLGDRILKKLKLRARTRNMAEWDKMVSIIKKEKKDVKIGIVGKYFESGEFSLTDSYISVIEAVKHAAWANNRNPDIHWLSAQKFETGDKDELNKLKEYDGIIVPGGFGTRGIEGKIKVIEYCRKNKIPFLGLCLGLQLATIEFARNVCGIKDATSREFNANAKNPVIDLMEEQKDLMKKHNYGGTMRLGTWDCKINKGTISFKSYKNELISERHRHRYEVNNNYRDSLISKGLIIGGINTKKDLVEIIELKNHPFFVGVQFHPELKSRPLAPHPLFREFIKVAGNKKPEA is encoded by the coding sequence ATGGCATATTACATTTTTGTTGCTGGTGGAGTCATGAGTAGCGTAGGAAAGGGAGCAGCTACTGCCTCAATCGGAAAAATACTACAAGGAAAAGGATTTAGAGTTTCAGCTGTCAAAATTGATCCATATATTAATGTTGATGCTGGAACTATGAACCCCATTGAACATGGAGAAACTTTTGTTACTGACGATGGAACTGAATGCGATCAAGATGTAGGTAATTATGAAAGATTCTTAAATATTAATTTATCAACTGATAACTACATGACTACTGGCCGTGTTTACCAAGCAGTTATTCAAAGAGAAAGAAATCTTGAATTTAACGGAAGATGCGTAGAAGTAGTTCCTGATATTCCTAATGAAGTAATCGCTCGAATTGAAAAAGTAGCTAAAAAGGATAGGGCTGATTTTGTGATGATTGAAATTGGCGGAACAGTGGGAGAATATCAAAACCTATTATTCCTAGAGGCAGCGAGAATGATGAAACTTAAATATCCCAAGAAAGTTCTTTTTACTTTGGTAACATATTTACCGACTATAAAGACAATTGGGGAAATGAAAACCAAGCCAACTCAAACTTCATCCAGATTATTAAACGAAGCAGGGATTCAGCCTGATTTTATTTTAGGTAGAGCATCGGTTCCATTAGATGAACCGAGAAAAAGAAAAATATCTATTTTTTGCAATCTAGATCCTAAGGATGTTATTTCCGCTCCTGATGTTGATTCGATTTATGAAATACCTATTAATTATGAAAAAGAAGGGTTGGGAGATAGAATATTGAAAAAGTTAAAATTGAGAGCTAGAACTAGAAATATGGCAGAATGGGATAAGATGGTTAGCATAATTAAGAAAGAGAAAAAAGATGTAAAGATTGGAATTGTTGGAAAATATTTTGAATCTGGAGAATTTTCTTTGACTGATTCATATATCTCTGTAATTGAAGCAGTAAAACATGCTGCTTGGGCTAATAATAGAAATCCTGATATACATTGGCTATCAGCTCAGAAATTTGAAACAGGGGATAAGGATGAATTAAATAAATTAAAAGAATACGACGGCATTATTGTTCCTGGTGGTTTCGGTACAAGAGGAATAGAAGGGAAGATAAAGGTAATAGAATATTGCAGAAAGAATAAAATTCCTTTCTTAGGATTGTGTTTGGGCTTACAACTAGCGACAATTGAATTTGCTAGAAATGTTTGTGGAATCAAAGATGCAACTTCTAGAGAATTTAATGCTAATGCTAAAAATCCAGTAATTGATTTAATGGAAGAACAAAAGGATTTAATGAAAAAGCACAATTACGGGGGGACAATGAGATTGGGAACTTGGGACTGTAAAATTAATAAGGGAACTATCAGTTTCAAGTCTTACAAAAATGAATTAATTTCAGAAAGACATAGACACAGATATGAAGTAAATAATAATTACAGAGACTCGCTTATTTCCAAAGGATTGATTATCGGGGGAATTAACACCAAGAAAGATTTAGTTGAAATTATTGAATTAAAAAATCATCCTTTCTTTGTTGGGGTTCAGTTCCATCCAGAACTTAAATCAAGACCGTTAGCTCCGCATCCTTTATTTAGAGAATTTATCAAAGTAGCGGGAAATAAAAAACCAGAGGCCTAA
- the rplI gene encoding 50S ribosomal protein L9 produces MKVILLKDVPNTGKKNDIKEVSPGFARNFLIPKKLAVVADNDSLKKLEIKKKVESENATKELKEVEAIVSKIDGQEIEINIKTGKEGQLFESVNKQKISERLKEMGYNIDKEDVILETPIKEAGEFPIKLKFGHNLEAEVRIIIKGLEEK; encoded by the coding sequence ATGAAGGTTATATTATTAAAAGACGTACCCAATACAGGAAAAAAAAATGATATTAAAGAGGTTTCTCCTGGTTTTGCCAGAAACTTTTTAATTCCTAAAAAATTAGCTGTAGTTGCCGATAATGATTCTTTGAAAAAGCTCGAAATAAAAAAGAAAGTTGAATCAGAGAATGCAACCAAAGAATTGAAAGAGGTCGAAGCTATTGTTTCTAAAATTGATGGGCAAGAGATTGAAATTAATATTAAAACAGGAAAAGAAGGACAGCTTTTTGAATCAGTCAATAAACAAAAAATTAGCGAACGTTTAAAAGAAATGGGATATAATATTGATAAAGAAGATGTTATTTTAGAAACTCCCATCAAAGAAGCAGGTGAATTTCCAATCAAATTAAAATTCGGACACAATTTGGAAGCAGAGGTAAGAATAATAATTAAAGGTTTAGAAGAGAAATAG
- a CDS encoding tRNA (N(6)-L-threonylcarbamoyladenosine(37)-C(2))-methylthiotransferase: MNFYLKTYGCKLNQADSELIRGLLLKDHVESSKEEADFVVLNTCGVVEKTERKILKEAVELKKKGKKIIISGCLPLISFKECSKVADGIIGPTNISSISSIIKKIMKGERAVDVKKKKIDKSIFCFKKKRGERESCSAIIPIAEGCLGSCSYCATRFARKELNSFDVANIIKEAESVISSGFKEIQLTSQDLSVYGIEKGSQMLPELLKKLTKIEGDFKIKLGMMNPGYTAKMIKNLLKTYESEKIYKFIHIPLQSGDDELLKSMNRGYSVSDFINVTQLFKEKFKDGIIATDIIVGHPLENEESFNKTIKVIKKIKPDIIHIFKFSKRKGTPDFNLKDIPDRIKKERSRILTELFENLNIEKNKKYLGKKFNVLIIEKRKGKYLARTESGRAVVIDRGKIGSFTNIKIVDYRWNYLIGKIDKIQ, translated from the coding sequence ATGAATTTCTATCTCAAAACATATGGTTGCAAACTTAATCAAGCTGATTCTGAGCTGATTAGAGGACTATTATTAAAAGATCATGTAGAGTCTTCAAAAGAAGAAGCTGATTTTGTTGTTTTAAATACTTGCGGGGTGGTTGAAAAAACAGAAAGAAAAATATTGAAAGAAGCTGTTGAGTTAAAGAAAAAAGGTAAAAAAATTATTATCTCTGGTTGCTTGCCTTTAATATCGTTTAAAGAATGTTCTAAAGTAGCCGATGGAATAATTGGACCAACAAACATCTCTTCTATTTCTTCAATTATTAAAAAAATAATGAAAGGAGAGAGGGCTGTTGATGTTAAGAAAAAAAAGATTGATAAGTCAATTTTTTGTTTTAAAAAGAAAAGGGGAGAAAGGGAATCTTGTTCGGCAATTATTCCTATTGCTGAAGGATGCTTAGGCTCTTGTTCTTATTGTGCTACTAGGTTTGCCAGAAAAGAATTAAACTCTTTCGATGTTGCCAATATTATTAAAGAAGCAGAATCAGTTATTTCTTCTGGTTTTAAAGAAATACAATTAACTTCTCAAGACCTTTCTGTCTATGGAATAGAAAAAGGTAGTCAGATGCTTCCTGAATTATTAAAAAAATTAACAAAGATAGAAGGAGATTTTAAAATTAAATTAGGGATGATGAATCCAGGATATACCGCAAAGATGATTAAAAATCTTTTAAAAACATATGAATCGGAAAAGATATATAAGTTTATCCATATTCCATTACAATCAGGAGATGATGAGTTGTTGAAAAGTATGAATAGGGGATATTCGGTTTCAGATTTTATAAACGTCACCCAATTATTTAAAGAAAAATTCAAGGATGGAATTATTGCTACTGACATTATTGTCGGCCATCCTTTAGAAAACGAGGAGTCTTTTAATAAAACAATAAAAGTTATTAAAAAAATAAAACCAGATATAATTCATATTTTCAAATTTTCTAAAAGAAAGGGGACTCCTGATTTTAATCTAAAAGATATTCCTGACAGGATTAAAAAAGAAAGGTCAAGAATATTAACCGAACTATTTGAAAATTTAAACATAGAGAAGAATAAAAAATACTTAGGAAAGAAATTTAATGTTTTGATTATTGAAAAAAGAAAGGGTAAGTACCTAGCCAGGACTGAATCGGGCAGGGCAGTGGTGATAGATAGAGGAAAAATAGGCTCTTTTACTAACATCAAAATAGTAGATTATAGATGGAATTATTTGATAGGAAAAATTGACAAAATACAATAA